In one Desulfoferula mesophila genomic region, the following are encoded:
- a CDS encoding gamma carbonic anhydrase family protein: MPNGSMVTPFDGNAPQIDPTAFVDPSARIIGKVTLAPGAMVWPGAVLRADDDVIEVGQGSAVLDLALLESPQGKPVIVAPGALVSHQVCLHGATVHSGALVGIGAIVLDGAVVGAGALVGAGAVVPPRMQIPEGVLVLGQPAKVIRELKPAEREEVARQLADLAAKAKIYRSQTL, translated from the coding sequence ATGCCCAACGGCTCCATGGTGACCCCCTTTGACGGCAACGCGCCCCAAATAGACCCCACCGCTTTTGTGGACCCCTCGGCCAGGATAATCGGCAAGGTTACCCTGGCTCCCGGGGCCATGGTCTGGCCCGGCGCGGTGCTGAGGGCCGACGATGATGTCATCGAGGTGGGCCAGGGCAGCGCGGTGCTGGACTTGGCCCTGTTGGAATCGCCCCAAGGCAAGCCGGTGATCGTGGCCCCCGGCGCCCTGGTCAGCCACCAGGTGTGCCTGCACGGGGCCACCGTGCACAGCGGGGCCCTGGTGGGCATCGGGGCCATCGTGCTGGACGGCGCGGTGGTGGGGGCCGGAGCCCTGGTGGGAGCCGGGGCGGTGGTGCCGCCCAGGATGCAGATCCCAGAAGGGGTGCTGGTGTTGGGCCAGCCGGCCAAGGTGATCCGCGAGTTGAAACCCGCCGAGCGCGAAGAGGTGGCCCGGCAACTGGCCGACCTGGCCGCCAAGGCCAAAATCTACCGTTCGCAAACCTTGTGA
- a CDS encoding VOC family protein, whose translation MELKLDHVHLRCQDLEAAVSYYQKMLGGEVVARIEARGMPLVRMKVGDVFLAFSPQRDDEPEPQSGLHWGTYELGFWVDDVQRAYEELKAKGAEFVIEPMELRPGVWAAFFLAPDGVKIEILHRD comes from the coding sequence ATGGAACTCAAGCTGGATCATGTTCACCTGCGCTGCCAAGACCTTGAAGCGGCGGTGTCCTATTATCAAAAAATGTTGGGCGGCGAGGTGGTGGCGCGCATCGAGGCCCGGGGCATGCCCCTGGTGCGCATGAAGGTGGGCGACGTGTTTCTGGCCTTTTCTCCCCAGCGCGACGACGAGCCCGAACCCCAGAGCGGCCTGCATTGGGGAACCTATGAGCTGGGTTTTTGGGTGGACGACGTGCAACGGGCCTATGAGGAACTCAAGGCCAAGGGCGCCGAGTTCGTAATCGAGCCAATGGAGTTGCGCCCGGGGGTATGGGCCGCGTTTTTCTTGGCCCCGGACGGAGTCAAGATCGAGATATTGCACCGGGATTGA
- a CDS encoding FadR/GntR family transcriptional regulator, with protein MSLKAVGKQENLYEVVASEIREAILTGALKLGDTLPNETKLARQMAVSRPVIREALRYLQAQGLIKINRGTKGGAMVGRIDHLFLLENVADLIRLRQLTVDHLVQVRQFVEPEVFRLAATNATDEDLIDLENIIDESYYENNPDEKRDITGNFHREVGRACGNPIYAALINRVLDFTLAFVTALKPKHLILHTDEDHRGILRALQQRDADLAQQLALEHVKKINSQMKNLETAWLKMAAEEKSNGV; from the coding sequence TTGAGCCTCAAGGCGGTGGGAAAACAGGAAAACCTCTACGAAGTCGTGGCTTCGGAGATACGCGAGGCCATACTCACGGGGGCTCTCAAACTGGGCGACACCTTGCCCAACGAGACCAAGCTGGCGCGGCAGATGGCTGTAAGCCGACCGGTGATTCGTGAAGCCCTGCGCTATTTACAGGCCCAAGGCCTGATAAAAATCAACCGCGGAACCAAGGGCGGGGCCATGGTGGGGCGCATCGACCATCTATTCCTTTTGGAAAACGTGGCCGATCTCATCCGCTTGCGCCAACTTACCGTGGACCACCTGGTCCAGGTGCGCCAATTCGTGGAACCTGAGGTGTTTCGCTTGGCGGCCACCAATGCCACCGACGAGGATTTGATCGACCTGGAAAACATCATCGATGAGAGCTATTACGAAAATAATCCCGACGAAAAAAGAGACATTACCGGTAATTTCCACCGGGAAGTGGGCCGGGCCTGCGGCAACCCCATCTATGCGGCCCTGATAAACCGTGTCCTGGATTTCACCCTGGCCTTTGTGACCGCCCTGAAACCCAAACATTTGATTCTGCACACGGATGAAGATCACCGCGGCATTTTGCGCGCTTTGCAACAACGCGATGCGGACCTGGCCCAACAGTTGGCCTTGGAGCACGTGAAGAAGATCAATTCGCAAATGAAAAACCTGGAAACCGCCTGGCTGAAGATGGCCGCCGAGGAAAAGTCCAACGGCGTCTGA
- a CDS encoding TRAP transporter substrate-binding protein: protein MRSKSLAILATLLLLVFGTATLASAMNIRLNIVYGPKHPLAKGVFKNWAEQVKKVTDGRVKVTIFYASALAKITQVFDATVSGQIDAGLSCPTYAQDRFPLSGILDQPMVATSSAEANSAALWKLYEKYPAMQKEYEKVKVLWFYTNPAFQLHFTKRDVRNLEELKGAIVSAGGSAALQMLKALGANPEALPMPEVFLALQKGVVEGCFLPYPPLRPRRMTDILTTHTVGDFSATGFYVIMNQKKWNSISPTDQKAIMQVSGLAAAKMSGRDFDQAQERDVAWMKKKGDKFFVLDPTERAKWMARVKPLRDAWVKDLEAKGLPAQAVLDDALKMLNK from the coding sequence ATGAGGTCCAAATCGCTCGCGATCCTCGCTACCCTTCTCCTGCTGGTATTTGGGACGGCCACACTGGCCTCCGCCATGAACATCCGCCTCAACATCGTATATGGGCCCAAGCATCCCTTGGCCAAGGGCGTGTTTAAAAACTGGGCCGAACAAGTGAAAAAAGTAACCGACGGACGAGTCAAGGTTACCATTTTCTACGCCAGTGCCCTGGCCAAAATCACCCAGGTGTTTGACGCCACGGTTTCCGGCCAGATCGACGCCGGTCTTTCCTGCCCCACCTATGCCCAGGACCGCTTCCCTCTGAGCGGCATCCTGGACCAGCCCATGGTGGCCACCTCCAGCGCCGAGGCCAACAGCGCCGCACTGTGGAAGCTGTATGAAAAGTACCCGGCCATGCAAAAGGAGTATGAGAAGGTCAAGGTGCTGTGGTTCTACACCAACCCCGCCTTCCAGCTCCACTTCACCAAGCGCGATGTGCGCAATCTGGAAGAGCTCAAGGGAGCCATCGTCTCCGCCGGCGGCAGCGCCGCCCTGCAGATGCTCAAGGCCCTGGGCGCCAACCCCGAGGCCCTGCCCATGCCCGAGGTGTTCCTGGCCCTGCAAAAGGGCGTGGTGGAAGGCTGCTTCCTGCCTTATCCTCCCTTGCGCCCCCGCCGCATGACCGACATCCTCACCACGCACACCGTGGGTGACTTTTCGGCCACCGGCTTCTACGTGATCATGAACCAGAAGAAGTGGAACAGCATCTCCCCCACGGACCAGAAGGCCATCATGCAGGTCAGCGGCCTGGCCGCGGCCAAGATGTCCGGCCGCGACTTTGACCAGGCCCAGGAGCGCGACGTGGCCTGGATGAAGAAGAAGGGCGACAAGTTCTTCGTCTTGGATCCCACCGAGCGGGCCAAGTGGATGGCGCGGGTAAAGCCCCTGCGCGACGCCTGGGTCAAGGACCTGGAGGCCAAGGGCCTGCCCGCCCAGGCGGTGCTGGACGACGCCCTGAAGATGCTTAACAAGTAA
- a CDS encoding TRAP transporter large permease, translated as MQILKLHDGLAKTITPVSRIFNGVGASMALLMVLLVTANVITRSVFGFSLTGVVELEEIMLILLVFGAMGHAQLANKHIGVDFFTSHMSDLNQLRLACFTQLLSGWFFLMCTWQSLVISHTYWVENDTTLLLKISKTPLTLIIALGLFLLALALVKDGIKSSAELLQKKQGVWAGMSWLVSIILILGVLAPGWFDWSIEPDANGWIWGVALLALLFSGMLIGGALGFLGAFGMAWCFGTDAGLGLLQTVPLSSVSSYSLCVIPFFVLMGEICFHSGLSDKLYRAAYRWVGHLPGGLAIATVLACGAFSAVSGSSLATSATMGTVALPEMRRYGYKDSLATGSIAAGGTLGILIPPSVILIIYGVLVEQSIADLFFAGIIPGFIMVAYYCIAIMIWAKLRPDLGPRGPQHKFPEKVRSLADTWEVMCLFLLVMGGIYGGWFTPTEAGAIGAAGALIFGLIRRRVSKKNMKDSLLATGRTTAMVFLVVIGTAVFGYFLTSTQIPMHLAEWAANLPVPPFVVIAAIITCCFLLGCVMGTLPLVFITVPIFAPVVESLGYDLIWFGVVMVVVSEIGLITPPVGMNVFIMKGVADDVPLTTIFKGIVPFLLADIAVMITLLAFPSVTLFLPKLLN; from the coding sequence ATGCAAATCCTTAAGTTGCACGACGGGCTGGCCAAGACGATCACACCGGTATCACGTATTTTCAACGGTGTGGGCGCGTCCATGGCCCTGCTCATGGTGCTCTTGGTGACGGCCAACGTGATCACGCGCAGCGTATTCGGCTTCTCCCTCACCGGAGTGGTGGAGTTGGAAGAGATCATGTTGATTCTGTTGGTCTTCGGCGCCATGGGCCACGCCCAGTTGGCCAACAAACACATCGGGGTGGATTTTTTCACCTCGCACATGTCCGACCTCAACCAACTCAGACTGGCCTGTTTCACCCAGCTGTTGAGCGGCTGGTTCTTCCTCATGTGCACTTGGCAGAGCCTGGTCATTTCCCACACCTATTGGGTGGAAAACGACACCACGCTGCTGCTAAAGATATCCAAGACCCCCCTTACCCTCATAATCGCCTTGGGCCTATTTTTGTTGGCCTTGGCCCTGGTCAAGGACGGCATAAAGAGCTCCGCCGAGTTGCTGCAAAAGAAGCAGGGCGTCTGGGCGGGCATGTCCTGGTTGGTTTCCATCATCCTTATACTGGGGGTGCTGGCCCCTGGCTGGTTCGATTGGAGCATCGAGCCCGACGCCAATGGATGGATTTGGGGCGTGGCCCTGTTGGCCCTTTTGTTCTCGGGCATGCTCATCGGCGGCGCCCTGGGTTTCCTGGGCGCCTTCGGCATGGCCTGGTGCTTCGGCACCGACGCGGGGCTGGGTCTGTTGCAGACCGTCCCCTTGTCTTCCGTTTCCTCCTACTCCCTGTGCGTCATCCCCTTCTTCGTGCTCATGGGCGAGATCTGCTTCCACTCCGGGCTCAGCGACAAGCTCTATCGTGCCGCCTACCGCTGGGTGGGCCATCTGCCCGGCGGCTTGGCCATAGCCACGGTGCTGGCCTGCGGCGCTTTCAGCGCGGTCAGCGGCTCCTCCCTGGCCACCTCGGCCACCATGGGCACCGTGGCCTTGCCGGAGATGCGACGCTACGGCTATAAGGACAGCCTGGCCACCGGCTCCATCGCCGCGGGCGGCACCCTGGGCATCCTCATCCCGCCCAGCGTGATCCTGATCATCTACGGCGTGTTGGTTGAGCAATCCATCGCGGACCTGTTTTTCGCCGGCATCATCCCGGGCTTTATCATGGTGGCCTACTACTGCATCGCCATCATGATCTGGGCCAAGCTGCGGCCGGACCTGGGACCCCGCGGCCCGCAGCATAAGTTCCCCGAAAAGGTACGCTCCCTGGCCGACACCTGGGAGGTGATGTGCCTGTTCCTGCTGGTCATGGGAGGCATCTACGGAGGCTGGTTCACCCCCACCGAGGCCGGCGCCATCGGCGCGGCCGGGGCCCTGATCTTCGGCCTCATTCGCCGCCGGGTGAGCAAGAAGAACATGAAGGACTCGCTGTTGGCCACCGGCCGCACCACGGCCATGGTCTTCTTGGTGGTTATCGGCACCGCAGTGTTCGGCTACTTCCTCACTTCCACCCAGATACCCATGCACCTGGCCGAATGGGCGGCCAACCTGCCGGTCCCGCCCTTCGTGGTCATAGCCGCCATCATCACCTGCTGCTTCCTGTTGGGCTGCGTGATGGGAACCTTGCCCCTGGTGTTCATCACCGTGCCCATCTTCGCGCCGGTGGTGGAATCGCTGGGCTACGACCTGATTTGGTTCGGAGTGGTCATGGTGGTGGTTTCGGAGATCGGCCTCATCACCCCGCCGGTGGGCATGAACGTGTTCATCATGAAGGGCGTGGCCGACGACGTGCCGCTGACCACCATTTTCAAGGGCATCGTTCCTTTCCTGTTGGCCGACATCGCGGTCATGATTACTTTGCTCGCCTTCCCCTCCGTGACCCTGTTCCTGCCGAAACTGCTTAATTGA
- a CDS encoding aryl-sulfate sulfotransferase — MTYPTVYPTGATVYDPERCWNGYTLFQARERGALLIDMNGREVKLWKNLHGFPNKLLPGGYVMGHSGERNVKYSVQDYMDLIQVDWDGNVVWKFDQYEYVEDPGDEPRWMARMHHDYQREGNPVGYYVPGMEMPNDHGNTLILAHKNVINPAISDKNLLDDVVYEVTWEGDIVWEWACNEHFDEYGFHEDAKNILCRDPNLRPAGGGMGDWMHINSMSALGPNRFYDAGDERFHPDNIIVDGREANIIWIISKATGKVVWKVGPYYDETPELKALGWIIGQHHAHMIPRGLPGEGNILVFDNGGWGGYGAPNPGSPKGCKNALRDYSRVLEFDPVTLKIVWQYTPKEAGLVHPTDSNRFYSPFISSAQRLPNGNTLITEGSGGRILEVTVEHDLVWEYISPYWGENLNQNMVYRAYRSPYDWVPQLDKPVETPIAPVDVTTCRMPGAAAPGAESVVEIEGTVPYQKSTALCVVTDADVKD; from the coding sequence ATGACATACCCCACTGTTTATCCCACTGGAGCCACGGTATACGATCCCGAGCGCTGCTGGAACGGCTACACGCTGTTCCAGGCCAGGGAGCGGGGCGCCCTGCTCATCGACATGAACGGCCGCGAGGTGAAGCTTTGGAAGAACCTGCACGGCTTCCCCAACAAGCTGCTGCCCGGCGGCTACGTCATGGGCCACTCCGGCGAGCGCAACGTCAAATACAGCGTCCAGGACTACATGGACCTGATCCAGGTGGATTGGGACGGCAACGTGGTCTGGAAGTTCGACCAGTATGAGTACGTGGAAGACCCCGGCGACGAGCCCCGCTGGATGGCGCGCATGCACCATGACTACCAGCGCGAAGGCAACCCGGTGGGTTACTACGTGCCGGGCATGGAGATGCCCAACGATCACGGCAACACCCTGATCCTGGCCCACAAGAACGTGATCAACCCGGCCATCAGCGACAAGAACCTGCTGGACGACGTGGTCTACGAGGTCACCTGGGAAGGAGACATCGTCTGGGAGTGGGCCTGCAACGAGCATTTCGACGAGTACGGCTTCCACGAGGACGCCAAGAACATCCTGTGCCGCGATCCCAACCTGCGCCCGGCGGGCGGCGGCATGGGCGACTGGATGCACATCAACTCCATGTCCGCCCTGGGTCCCAACCGCTTCTACGACGCGGGTGACGAGCGTTTCCACCCGGACAACATCATCGTGGATGGCCGCGAGGCCAACATCATCTGGATCATCTCCAAGGCCACCGGCAAGGTGGTGTGGAAGGTGGGCCCCTACTACGACGAGACCCCGGAGCTCAAGGCCCTGGGCTGGATCATCGGCCAGCACCACGCCCACATGATTCCCCGCGGCCTGCCCGGCGAGGGCAACATCCTGGTGTTCGACAACGGCGGCTGGGGCGGCTACGGCGCTCCCAACCCCGGCAGCCCCAAGGGCTGCAAGAACGCCCTGCGCGACTACTCCCGGGTGCTGGAGTTCGATCCGGTCACCCTGAAGATCGTGTGGCAGTACACCCCCAAGGAAGCGGGCCTGGTGCACCCCACCGACAGCAACCGTTTCTACAGCCCCTTCATCTCCAGCGCCCAGCGCCTGCCCAACGGCAACACCCTGATCACCGAGGGCAGCGGCGGCCGCATCCTGGAGGTGACCGTGGAGCACGACCTGGTGTGGGAGTACATCAGCCCTTATTGGGGTGAGAACCTGAACCAGAACATGGTCTACCGGGCCTACCGCTCGCCCTACGACTGGGTGCCGCAACTGGACAAGCCCGTCGAGACCCCCATCGCGCCCGTGGACGTGACCACCTGCCGCATGCCGGGCGCGGCCGCCCCCGGCGCCGAATCGGTGGTGGAGATCGAAGGCACCGTGCCTTACCAGAAGTCCACCGCCCTTTGCGTGGTGACCGACGCGGACGTCAAGGACTAA
- the gcvH gene encoding glycine cleavage system protein GcvH, protein MSTSKSIEEMLFPAELRYSKEHTWVQATGATLKVGISDFAQDQLGEVIYVELPAEGDELDQDAEFGVIESAKSTSDLFMPISGEVVAVNHALEDEPGLVNQSPYQDGWMLEVKPSEPAQLKDILSAEDYLGLIKKEA, encoded by the coding sequence ATGAGCACGTCAAAATCTATCGAGGAAATGCTCTTTCCCGCTGAGTTGCGCTACAGTAAAGAGCACACCTGGGTTCAGGCCACCGGTGCTACCTTGAAGGTGGGCATCAGCGACTTCGCCCAGGATCAACTGGGCGAGGTGATTTACGTGGAGCTGCCCGCCGAGGGCGACGAGTTGGACCAAGACGCCGAGTTCGGCGTGATCGAATCGGCCAAGTCCACCTCCGACCTGTTCATGCCCATATCCGGCGAGGTGGTGGCCGTGAACCACGCCTTGGAGGACGAACCCGGCTTGGTGAACCAAAGCCCCTATCAGGACGGCTGGATGCTCGAGGTCAAGCCCAGCGAGCCCGCCCAGTTAAAAGACATCCTCTCGGCCGAGGACTATCTGGGGCTTATCAAAAAGGAGGCTTAG
- a CDS encoding glutaredoxin domain-containing protein encodes MAVTIYTATGCARCKIAKKYMAQKGVEYRDLDIKAEGKDEFNRFYRENRKSVYRGPDGIEFPVYFDGQVVKQGLGVVVGHVSSPKVAGFFGVGLLHGEWVDGIHISQGDPEAIDELVEALAYLKSAGMKFEMDTDGRNPQVLERLLAEGLGDVLIVRLIGTKDMYAAQGYDLAEVEKTMALAAKFPEYRFALAVRPVVRPDGAVEYLKPEEAGEIAAWVKEATGGNKHPFVLTPFDLKAAADERFAGLAPLEAKDLFIYRSKARAHQVMAAIA; translated from the coding sequence ATGGCCGTAACCATCTACACCGCCACCGGTTGCGCCCGGTGCAAGATCGCCAAGAAGTACATGGCCCAAAAGGGCGTCGAGTACCGCGACCTGGATATCAAGGCCGAGGGCAAGGACGAGTTCAACCGGTTTTATCGTGAGAACCGCAAGTCGGTATACCGCGGCCCCGACGGCATCGAATTCCCGGTCTACTTCGACGGCCAGGTGGTCAAACAGGGCCTGGGGGTGGTGGTGGGCCACGTCAGCTCCCCCAAGGTGGCCGGTTTCTTCGGCGTCGGCCTGCTGCACGGCGAGTGGGTGGACGGCATCCATATCTCCCAGGGCGACCCCGAGGCCATCGACGAGCTGGTGGAGGCGCTGGCTTATCTCAAGAGCGCGGGCATGAAGTTCGAGATGGACACCGACGGCCGCAACCCCCAGGTGCTCGAGCGCCTGCTGGCCGAGGGCCTGGGCGACGTGCTCATCGTGCGCCTCATCGGCACCAAGGACATGTACGCGGCCCAGGGCTATGACCTGGCCGAGGTGGAAAAGACCATGGCTTTGGCGGCCAAGTTCCCCGAGTACCGCTTCGCGTTGGCGGTGCGCCCGGTGGTGCGCCCGGACGGCGCGGTGGAATACCTGAAGCCCGAGGAGGCCGGCGAGATAGCGGCCTGGGTGAAAGAGGCCACCGGGGGCAACAAGCACCCCTTCGTGCTCACGCCCTTTGATCTCAAGGCCGCGGCTGATGAGCGCTTCGCCGGGCTGGCCCCCCTGGAGGCCAAGGACCTGTTCATCTATCGCAGCAAGGCCCGGGCCCACCAGGTGATGGCCGCCATCGCCTAG
- the lpdA gene encoding dihydrolipoyl dehydrogenase, protein MSKYDVIVIGGGPGGYVAAVRCTQLGLKTAVVEKEAVGGTCVNWGCIPIKSLLRNAEVVHLLNQGRTYGFALEGLSVDYAAAQKRSRQVSTRQGRRVQALLKTSGVEVIAGKAVLAGPRQVRLEPSGEVLEAGNIILATGSQARQIPGMEPDGERIITFRQALELTQAPASVVVVGGGPIGLEFASVWNRYGSNITVVEMMPRIMPLEDPDVSEEVARQYKKAKMDIRVEAAVKKAELTDAGVAITVAQGEAEEVIDAQMMLSAIGFVPNTKGLGLEEAGVQLNRAGQVEIDEQMRSSLPGVYAIGDITGKLALAHTASAQGVIAAEAIAGRATEPLVYENIPRCTFGAPESASVGLTEAQAAERGYEPVAQQSPLAPNGKAVALNENAGFIKIIADAKSRRVLGVHMVGPHVTEMIGGAAMALNLGATVEQMAGTVFPHPTVSEAMMEGLHALAGHAIHI, encoded by the coding sequence ATGAGCAAGTACGACGTGATAGTGATCGGCGGGGGGCCCGGCGGCTACGTGGCCGCGGTGCGTTGCACCCAACTGGGGCTGAAGACTGCCGTGGTGGAAAAAGAGGCCGTGGGCGGCACCTGCGTGAATTGGGGCTGCATCCCCATCAAGTCGCTGCTGCGCAACGCCGAGGTGGTGCACCTGCTGAACCAGGGGCGCACCTACGGCTTCGCCCTGGAGGGCCTGAGCGTGGACTACGCCGCGGCCCAGAAACGCTCCCGCCAGGTTTCCACCCGCCAGGGACGGCGGGTGCAGGCCCTGCTCAAAACCTCCGGCGTGGAGGTGATCGCGGGCAAGGCGGTGCTGGCCGGGCCGCGCCAGGTGCGCCTGGAGCCCTCGGGCGAGGTGCTGGAGGCTGGCAATATCATCCTGGCCACCGGCTCCCAGGCCCGCCAGATACCGGGAATGGAGCCCGACGGTGAGCGTATCATCACCTTCCGCCAGGCCCTGGAGCTGACCCAGGCCCCGGCCTCGGTGGTGGTGGTGGGCGGCGGGCCCATCGGCCTGGAGTTCGCCTCGGTGTGGAACCGCTACGGCTCCAATATCACCGTGGTGGAGATGATGCCGCGCATCATGCCCCTGGAAGATCCGGACGTGAGCGAAGAGGTGGCCCGCCAGTACAAGAAGGCCAAGATGGACATCCGGGTGGAGGCGGCGGTCAAAAAGGCCGAGCTTACCGACGCCGGGGTGGCCATCACCGTGGCCCAGGGCGAGGCCGAAGAGGTGATCGATGCCCAGATGATGCTCTCGGCCATCGGCTTCGTGCCCAACACCAAGGGCCTGGGCCTAGAGGAGGCCGGGGTGCAGCTCAATCGGGCGGGACAGGTGGAGATCGACGAGCAGATGCGCTCCAGCCTGCCCGGCGTGTACGCCATCGGCGACATCACCGGCAAGCTGGCCCTGGCCCACACCGCCTCGGCCCAGGGGGTTATCGCCGCCGAGGCCATCGCGGGCCGGGCCACCGAGCCCCTGGTATACGAGAACATCCCCCGCTGCACCTTTGGCGCGCCGGAAAGCGCCTCGGTGGGCCTTACCGAGGCCCAGGCCGCGGAGCGCGGCTACGAGCCGGTGGCCCAGCAGAGCCCCCTGGCCCCCAACGGCAAGGCGGTGGCCCTCAACGAGAACGCCGGTTTCATCAAGATCATCGCCGACGCCAAGAGCCGCCGGGTGCTGGGCGTGCACATGGTGGGTCCCCACGTCACCGAGATGATCGGCGGGGCGGCCATGGCCCTGAACCTGGGGGCCACGGTGGAGCAGATGGCCGGCACGGTGTTCCCCCATCCCACGGTGAGCGAGGCCATGATGGAAGGCCTGCACGCCCTGGCGGGGCACGCCATCCATATTTGA